One stretch of Arachis hypogaea cultivar Tifrunner chromosome 20, arahy.Tifrunner.gnm2.J5K5, whole genome shotgun sequence DNA includes these proteins:
- the LOC112782982 gene encoding protein trichome birefringence-like 33, with protein sequence MMKPKASSFSSSTSSSSLLIRTKHRFSPYLFITLLAFILFASILYGHDSFFIFQQLLHNKHNTLLSTPTEFTELTHPPLPEQQDFSYSSERRTEEKEKEKVAAVAVGETEEGCDVFSGRWVRDELTRPLYQESDCPYIQPQLTCQEHGRPEMEYQRWRWQPHGCDLPTFNASLMLETLRGKRMLFVGDSLNRGQYVSLVCLLHSLIPEGAKSMETFDSLTVFTAKEYNATIEFYWAPFLLESNSDNAFIHRVSDRIVRKGSINKHGRFWKGADIVVFNTYLWWITGSKMKILLGSFNDEAKEIVELSTEEAYRMAMKSMVKWVKQNMDPNRTRVFFTSMSPSHAKSIEWGGEAGGNCYNETTPIDDPTYWGSDSYKSIMQVIGEVFRKSNVPITFLNITQLSNYRKDAHTSIYKKQWNPLTPQQLANPSSYADCTHWCLPGLQDTWNELLYAKLFYP encoded by the exons ATGATGAAACCAAAAGCATCatcattctcttcttctacttcttcttcttctcttcttatcaGAACCAAGCATCGTTTCTCTCCCTACCTCTTCATTACCCTTTTAGCCTTCATTCTCTTCGCTTCCATCCTCTATGGCCATGATTCCTTCTTCATCTTCCAACAACTACTACACAATAAACACAACACACTCTTATCCACACCCACCGAGTTCACCGAGTTGACTCATCCCCCTCTACCAGAACAACAAG ATTTCTCGTATTCCTCCGAGAGGCGCacggaggagaaggagaaagagaaggtggCGGCGGTTGCGGTGGGTGAAACGGAGGAAGGGTGTGACGTTTTCAGTGGAAGATGGGTTCGGGACGAGTTGACTCGGCCGCTCTACCAGGAATCGGACTGCCCGTACATACAGCCTCAGCTGACGTGTCAAGAACACGGCCGTCCCGAGATGGAGTACCAGCGGTGGCGCTGGCAGCCTCACGGTTGCGATCTTCCCAC ATTCAATGCAAGTTTGATGCTGGAAACGCTTCGTGGGAAGAGGATGCTGTTTGTTGGAGACTCCCTTAATAGAGGCCAATATGTCTCTTTGGTATGCCTTCTCCATAGTCTCATTCCAGAAGGTGCAAAATCCATGGAAACCTTTGATTCACTCACTGTATTCACAGCCAAG GAATACAATGCTACAATTGAGTTCTATTGGGCACCTTTTCTTCTTGAATCAAACTCCGATAACGCATTCATCCATAGGGTATCTGATAGGATCGTCAGAAAGGGTTCAATCAACAAGCATGGCCGTTTCTGGAAAGGTGCTGACATTGTTGTATTCAACACCTATCTTTGGTGGATAACTGGTTCCAAGATGAAAATCTT GCTTGGATCCTTTAATGATGAAGCAAAAGAGATTGTTGAGCTGTCAACAGAGGAGGCTTATAGAATGGCTATGAAAAGCATGGTTAAATGGGTGAAGCAGAACATGGACCCAAACAGGACAAGAGTGTTTTTCACCAGCATGTCACCTTCTCATGCAAA GAGCATAGAATGGGGAGGTGAAGCAGGAGGTAACTGCTACAATGAAACTACACCAATTGATGATCCCACATATTGGGGCTCTGACTCTTACAAAAGCATAATGCAAGTAATTGGAGAAGTCTTCAGAAAATCCAATGTTCCCATAACATTTCTCAACATCACACAGTTGTCCAATTACCGCAAAGATGCACACACTTCAATCTACAAGAAACAATGGAACCCTTTAACACCTCAGCAACTAGCTAACCCTTCTAGCTATGCTGATTGCACACATTGGTGTTTGCCTGGACTACAAGATACTTGGAATGAGCTTCTTTATGCAAAGTTGTTTTATCCTTGA
- the LOC112782983 gene encoding uncharacterized protein isoform X2, producing the protein MVAAVCRFGRTAFLLITITFCLSVLQPFANARCDYTFNDGNKLYNYTLSSPIRHFPHGILSEDGFYKVSVNESTLWFQECGGPARCGMECNALVSNNIGGYHVCTTLGRGSQIEVDVIDKKNPHTGVIVKMSSGGLKTNCSLAVSVLCDYNGVKEPYTLQRLGACNYATQLKHPSACAIVVNVHGGGLGWFGTLSIVVVCLFATYLLAGAAYRFFFLGIRGVDAIPNVDFWASLPRRIQIWFSSLVRRFKGPSEGYRSSYSPVNF; encoded by the exons ATGGTAGCTGCCGTATGCAGATTCGGACGAACGGCGTTCCTCCTCATTACTATCACTTTCTGCCTCTCCGTTTTGCAGCCATTCGCCAACGCGCGTTGCGACTACACCTTCAACGATGGAAACAAGCTTTACAACTACACACTCTCTTCTCCCATTCGTCACTTTCCTCACGGAATCCTCAGTGAAGAcgg GTTTTACAAAGTGTCAGTGAACGAGAGCACCCTTTGGTTTCAG GAATGTGGAGGACCAGCGCGATGTGGGATGGAGTGCAATGCACTTGTATCAAATAACATTGGAG GTTATCATGTATGCACCACTCTAGGACGGGGCTCACAAATAGAAGTTGATGTTATTG ATAAAAAAAATCCCCACACTGGTGTCATTGTTAAAATGTCAAGTGGTGGCCTTAAGACCAATTGTTCACTAGCTGTATCTGTGCTTTGTGATTATAATGGAGTAAAA GAACCATACACTCTGCAGAGATTGGGAGCTTGTAATTAT GCTACACAGCTAAAGCATCCATCTGCTTGTGCCATAGTTGTAAATGTTCATGGGGGAGGGTTGGGGTGGTTTGGCACCTTATCAATTGT TGTTGTGTGCCTTTTTGCTACATATCTACTGGCTGGTGCTGCCTATCGATTTTTCTTCCTTGGGATTCGCGGTGTAGAT GCAATCCCTAATGTAGACTTCTGGGCCAGCTTGCCTAGAAGAATACAG ATTTGGTTTTCATCATTAGTGAGGAGGTTTAAGGGACCATCCGAAGGTTACCGAAGCTCCTATTCTCCGGTGAACTTCTGA
- the LOC112782983 gene encoding uncharacterized protein isoform X1 codes for MVAAVCRFGRTAFLLITITFCLSVLQPFANARCDYTFNDGNKLYNYTLSSPIRHFPHGILSEDGFYKVSVNESTLWFQLCDEMVFNHDPPICADCWECGGPARCGMECNALVSNNIGGYHVCTTLGRGSQIEVDVIDKKNPHTGVIVKMSSGGLKTNCSLAVSVLCDYNGVKEPYTLQRLGACNYATQLKHPSACAIVVNVHGGGLGWFGTLSIVVVCLFATYLLAGAAYRFFFLGIRGVDAIPNVDFWASLPRRIQIWFSSLVRRFKGPSEGYRSSYSPVNF; via the exons ATGGTAGCTGCCGTATGCAGATTCGGACGAACGGCGTTCCTCCTCATTACTATCACTTTCTGCCTCTCCGTTTTGCAGCCATTCGCCAACGCGCGTTGCGACTACACCTTCAACGATGGAAACAAGCTTTACAACTACACACTCTCTTCTCCCATTCGTCACTTTCCTCACGGAATCCTCAGTGAAGAcgg GTTTTACAAAGTGTCAGTGAACGAGAGCACCCTTTGGTTTCAG CTTTGCGATGAAATGGTTTTCAATCATGATCCTCCAATATGTGCTGACTGCTGG GAATGTGGAGGACCAGCGCGATGTGGGATGGAGTGCAATGCACTTGTATCAAATAACATTGGAG GTTATCATGTATGCACCACTCTAGGACGGGGCTCACAAATAGAAGTTGATGTTATTG ATAAAAAAAATCCCCACACTGGTGTCATTGTTAAAATGTCAAGTGGTGGCCTTAAGACCAATTGTTCACTAGCTGTATCTGTGCTTTGTGATTATAATGGAGTAAAA GAACCATACACTCTGCAGAGATTGGGAGCTTGTAATTAT GCTACACAGCTAAAGCATCCATCTGCTTGTGCCATAGTTGTAAATGTTCATGGGGGAGGGTTGGGGTGGTTTGGCACCTTATCAATTGT TGTTGTGTGCCTTTTTGCTACATATCTACTGGCTGGTGCTGCCTATCGATTTTTCTTCCTTGGGATTCGCGGTGTAGAT GCAATCCCTAATGTAGACTTCTGGGCCAGCTTGCCTAGAAGAATACAG ATTTGGTTTTCATCATTAGTGAGGAGGTTTAAGGGACCATCCGAAGGTTACCGAAGCTCCTATTCTCCGGTGAACTTCTGA